Proteins from one Vespa crabro chromosome 11, iyVesCrab1.2, whole genome shotgun sequence genomic window:
- the LOC124427886 gene encoding dehydrodolichyl diphosphate synthase complex subunit DHDDS: protein MSWIRESTLNCLQYLAVKILKSGQIPKHVAFIMDGNRRYANKNHLEKISGHTQGFHKLAETLQWCLDLGIPEVTVYAFSIENFKRSKEEVSGLMELARQKFQSLLDEKEKLMEHGICVRIIGNLELLPEDLRKLVAEAIVITKNNNKAFLNIAFAYTSRDEMTHAIKDILRGINDADLLPEDINEDLISKCLYTYNSPNPDLLIRTSGEIRLSDFLIWQVSNSCIYFVDVLWPEFSAWDLLGAIFYYQRCYTNLQTIAKAQNITNYNSRVTNYLNKLYHERQTMLQNICASEILAYNGNK from the exons ATGTCTTGGATAAGAGAAAGTACGTTAAATTGTCTTCAGTACTTAGCTgtaaagattttaaaaagtGGTCAAATTCCTAAACATGTAGCATTTATTATGGATGGAAATAGAAGATATGCTAATAAAAATCATCTTGAAAAGATAAGTGGACACACGCAAGG GTTTCACAAATTAGCAGAAACTCTACAGTGGTGTTTAGACCTTGGTATTCCAGAAGTAACAGTTTATGCATTtagtatagaaaattttaaaaggtCCAAGGAAGAGGTCAGTGGACTTATGGAACTTGCTAGAcaaaaatttcaaagtttgTTAGATGAGaa AGAAAAGTTGATGGAACACGGTATATGCGTGCGTATTATAGGAAATTTAGAATTACTTCCGGAGGATCTACGTAAATTAGTGGCAGAAGCTATAGTCATtaccaaaaataataataaagcattCCTTAATATTGCCTTTGCTTATACAT CAAGAGACGAAATGACACATGCaattaaagatatattaagAGGTATTAATGACGCGGATCTTCTACCAGAAGATATAAACGAAGATCTTATTTCCAAGTGTTTGTACACTTATAATTCCCCAAATCCTGATTTACTTATTCGTACTTCTGGAGAAATTCGTCTTAGTGATTTTCTTATATGGCAG GTTAGTAACAGTTGCATCTATTTCGTTGATGTATTATGGCCTGAATTCAGTGCTTGGGATTTACTTGGTGcaatcttttattatcaaagatGTTATACAAATTTACAAACTATTGCAAAAGCACAAAATATaactaattataatagcagAGTTACtaattatcttaataaattatatcacgAACGGCAGACTATGCTGCAAAATATATGTGCTTCAGAAATTCTAGCATACAATGGAAATAAATGA